A genomic stretch from Theobroma cacao cultivar B97-61/B2 chromosome 4, Criollo_cocoa_genome_V2, whole genome shotgun sequence includes:
- the LOC18601691 gene encoding receptor-like protein kinase FERONIA has translation MENISVIFPITFLVTFLQFAFFIASERPPYVPTDNITLNCGALSDSHGSDGRFWAGDKSSKFGPVESSRTIPSAPYEADNQGGSVETVPYMTARVSSSEFKYSFPVSPGQKFVRLHFYPASYKKFDRSKAFFSVKAGSFTLLKNFSAFLVAESSNVKSFFREFCLNVEENQVLELIFTPTPSSSNDTYAFINGIEIVSMPSNLYYTPSDSLDGARFIGQKNGFYVDNYTALETVYRLNVGGKSISQTEDTGMFRLWSDDYDYILSESYFTVNTTVPLKYTMIPKYTAPEEVYQTARTMGPNGDYNRKHNITWGLPVDSGFRYMVRLHFCEFQDVISSAGIRQFEIFINNQTAEAFFDVIIWTQQSNVPIYKDYVLLMSKKEENKQDITIALHPRVAKKYDVILNGIEVFKVNGSDGNVAGPNPELLLAPPPPESFNYTSGKSKTKRRVLIVGGGCAVGLLTLLSLLICMVVWRHRKRKYYGSYSGANWFCWCINPNKGKSTKSSLLPEELCRHFSLDEIKAATNNFHDDLVIGKGGFGKVYKGFLDEGETIVAIKRLNPESRQGVSEFLTEIEMLSQLRHVHLVSLIGYCNENREMILVYDFMSNGTLSDHLYGTSYDCLTWKQRLEICKGAAIGLNYLHTEVKYTVIHRDVKTSNILLDEKFTAKVSDFGLSKTDPKVDMLNTGIKGTLGYLDPEYARGHSLTEKSDVYSFGVVLFEVLCARKALDKKLPEGQVNLAHWARNCIADGTLYQVIDPYLIGKMAPECFKVFVEIAENCTAESGAKRPSMNEVMEKLRFAMDLQEAADLEKEKINPGGEHRYPDIVFPVARDIDIEDESELESELDMDSSIYNGFGILDSNITGMTYTTIDTSTSSDLFSSTNNSKSIVN, from the coding sequence ATGGAGAACATCTCAGTGATATTTCCCATAACCTTTCTCGTTACCTTCCTTCAGTTTGCTTTCTTTATTGCGTCTGAGCGGCCCCCATATGTCCCAACAGATAATATAACCCTGAATTGTGGAGCTCTTTCCGATTCACATGGCTCGGATGGACGCTTTTGGGCAGGAGACAAGAGCTCAAAATTTGGTCCTGTTGAATCATCCCGTACCATTCCATCAGCACCCTATGAAGCTGATAATCAAGGTGGCTCCGTAGAGACAGTCCCTTATATGACTGCCCGTGTATCTAGCTCCGAATTCAAGTACAGTTTCCCCGTTAGTCCGGGCCAGAAATTCGTTCGGCTCCACTTTTATCCGgcttcatataaaaaatttgaccGATCCAAGGCCTTTTTCTCTGTCAAAGCAGGTTCTTTCactttattgaaaaatttcaGTGCTTTCCTTGTTGCTGAATCATCAAATGTTAAATCATTTTTTAGAGAATTCTGCTTGAATGTAGAAGAGAATCAAGTGTTGGAGCTGATTTTCACTCCAACTCCTAGTTCTTCAAATGACACGTACGCTTTCATCAATGGAATCGAGATCGTGTCAATGCCTTCCAACCTTTACTACACACCATCAGATTCGTTAGATGGTGCTCGTTTCATCGGGCAAAAAAATGGGTTCTATGTTGATAATTACACTGCACTTGAGACGGTTTATAGATTGAATGTTGGTGGCAAATCCATCTCACAAACGGAAGATACTGGCATGTTCAGGCTCTGGTCTGATGACTATGATTATATTTTGAGTGAGAGCTATTTCACTGTCAACACCACAGTACCACTCAAATACACAATGATTCCAAAATACACTGCACCGGAGGAGGTTTATCAGACAGCTCGGACGATGGGTCCTAATGGTGATTACAACAGAAAACACAACATAACATGGGGATTGCCCGTGGATTCAGGATTCAGGTATATGGTAAGGCTTCATTTTTGCGAATTTCAGGATGTGATAAGTTCAGCGGGAATAAGACAGTTCGAGATCTTTATAAACAATCAGACGGCTGAAGCATTTTTCGACGTAATTATTTGGACTCAGCAAAGCAATGTTCCAATTTATAAGGATTATGTTCTGTTGATGTCAAAGAAGGAGGAGAATAAGCAGGATATCACTATAGCATTGCACCCTAGAGTTGCTAAAAAATACGATGTTATCTTAAATGGAATTGAAGTGTTCAAAGTGAACGGTTCTGATGGTAATGTGGCCGGACCCAACCCTGAACTATTGCTGGCTCCACCACCTCCCGAATCGTTCAATTATACAAGTGGAAAATCCAAGACGAAGCGAAGAGTGCTAATTGTTGGTGGCGGGTGTGCGGTGGGCTTGCTTACCCTGCTTTCTCTATTGATTTGCATGGTTGTTTGGCGACATAGAAAGAGGAAGTACTATGGTTCCTACTCTGGAGCAAATTGGTTTTGCTGGTGCATTAATCCCAACAAAGGGAAGTCCACAAAGTCCTCATTGTTGCCAGAAGAACTGTGCCGCCATTTCTCACTGGATGAGATCAAAGCCGCTACCAACAACTTCCATGATGATTTAGTTATTGGGAAAGGTGGCTTTGGCAAAGTGTACAAAGGGTTCTTAGATGAAGGGGAAACAATAGTTGCAATCAAGCGCCTGAATCCAGAGTCCAGACAAGGTGTTTCCGAGTTCTTGACAGAGATTGAGATGCTCTCTCAGCTTCGCCATGTTCATTTGGTGTCCTTGATCGGATATTGCAATGAAAATCGTGAGATGATACTCGTGTATGATTTTATGAGTAACGGAACTCTTTCTGATCATCTTTATGGTACTAGCTATGATTGTCTGACTTGGAAGCAAAGGCTGGAGATATGCAAGGGAGCAGCTATTGGGTTGAACTATCTTCATACAGAAGTGAAGTATACTGTCATTCATCGAGACGTGAAGACAAGCAACATTCTACTAGATGAGAAATTCACAGCCAAAGTTTCGGATTTTGGGTTGTCCAAAACGGACCCAAAAGTTGACATGCTTAATACTGGAATAAAGGGCACATTGGGATACTTGGATCCAGAGTATGCTCGAGGTCATTCATTAACCGAAAAATCAGATGTATATTCATTTGGTGTGGTGTTATTTGAAGTTTTATGTGCAAGAAAAGCTTTGGATAAGAAATTGCCAGAGGGTCAAGTGAACCTAGCTCATTGGGCTAGAAATTGTATCGCGGACGGGACTCTTTATCAGGTAATCGATCCATATCTCATTGGAAAGATGGCTCCAGAGTGTTTTAAGGTGTTTGTTGAAATTGCTGAAAATTGCACAGCAGAATCGGGAGCCAAAAGGCCATCAATGAATGAGGTGATGGAAAAGTTGCGATTCGCAATGGACCTGCAAgaggctgctgatcttgagaAAGAGAAGATCAATCCAGGAGGTGAACATAGGTACCCCGATATAGTGTTCCCAGTTGCTCGTGACATCGATATCGAGGATGAATCAGAACTGGAGTCGGAGTTGGATATGGATTCAAGTATCTACAATGGATTTGGTATTTTAGATTCCAATATTACTGGAATGACTTATACTACTATTGATACCAGTACATCATCTGATTTGTTCTCGAGCACCAACAACTCCAAAAGCATAGTAAATTAG
- the LOC18601687 gene encoding receptor-like protein kinase FERONIA, protein MRDLSIIIATLSLFFSLQHVAICAQIYTPPDNIALDCGSSTSGNSAVPGGRKWTGDKDSKVALIEESSSKSVSATALSQSSSILRVPYLTARISISQFTYVFPVTAGQKFIRLHFYPAQYQGFDRSKNFFSVKVGSYSLLNNFSASLTAQYLGEASFFKEFCVNLEQNQSLTVTFTPSMSMSYAFINGIEVVSMPTNLYYSRLDDQGLPFIGQEAQFQINNYTALENVHRLNIGGNSIPAVNDTGMYRNWYDDYFYLVPAGVVASNTSIKLDYSIIPQYTAPDDVYRTARSMGSNRTENLLYNLTWRLPVDSGFRYLVRLHFCEFDPYVETVSDRRFSIYIDNKTAEAAFDVMEASGGKGRPMYKDYVVMIGNTGDKSEYTLFIALHPKNLFSAYADGFLNGLEVFKLNNSGGNLAGPNPAPQAPPAGNEESSPKAKKSNTKRKLLFSIGGCGIGLLIILVLLCCIIVWRHRKMHWYGAYCKGSRFCCWMDPYKRKSFWAKSSSLPDELCRHFSLDEIKAATSDFHEALIIGVGGFGNVYKGFLDNGETIAAIKRLNPLSRQGAREFKTEIEMLSQLRHIHLVSLIGYCNDNSEMILVYDYMINGTLRDHLYDTKNDPLTWKQRLKICHGAAIGLNYLHTEVKYTIIHRDVKTSNILLDEKFSAKVSDFGLSKMDPKIDVVNTGVKGTWGYLDPEYARGHALTEKSDVYSFGVVLFEVLCARKALDQKLAVDQVNLAHWVKKCIADGTLYQIIDPRLRGKISPECFKVFVEIAESCIQEAGVNRPLMNDVMEKLGFALELQETADAGKEKINPAGEHSYQDILFPLARDIDVDTLGSNVIAAPNPVHDSGSSLSYDIFSSTISPKEL, encoded by the coding sequence ATGAGAGACCTTTCAATTATTATCGCTACCCTCTCCCTCTTCTTTTCGCTTCAGCATGTTGCCATTTGTGCACAAATTTACACCCCACCTGATAATATTGCTCTAGACTGTGGCTCCTCAACTTCAGGCAATTCAGCAGTGCCAGGTGGTCGTAAATGGACAGGGGACAAGGACTCAAAGGTGGCTCTCATTGAAGAATCTTCTAGCAAATCAGTATCTGCCACCGCCCTCTCCCAAAGCAGCTCCATCCTTAGAGTCCCTTACTTGACTGCAAGAATATCTATATCCCAATTCACCTACGTGTTTCCAGTTACTGCTGGACAAAAATTTATCAGACTTCATTTCTATCCTGCTCAGTACCAAGGCTTTGACAGGTCTAAAAACTTTTTCTCTGTCAAGGTAGGGTCTTATTCACTACTCAATAACTTCAGTGCTTCTCTTACTGCTCAGTATTTAGGGGAAGCATCATTTTTTAAAGAGTTCTGTGTAAACTTGGAGCAGAATCAAAGCCTCACTGTAACTTTTACTCCTTCTATGAGCATGTCTTATGCTTTTATCAATGGAATCGAGGTTGTTTCAATGCCAACCAACCTCTACTACTCTCGTTTAGATGATCAAGGCCTTCCTTTCATAGGTCAAGAAGCACAGTTCCAGATTAATAACTACACAGCACTTGAGAATGTTCATCGATTGAACATTGGGGGCAACTCAATCCCCGCCGTGAACGATACTGGCATGTACAGAAACTGGTATGATGACTACTTTTATCTGGTGCCAGCTGGCGTTGTAGCCAGTAACACGAGTATTAAACTTGATTATTCTATCATACCACAATACACTGCACCAGATGATGTGTATAGAACAGCTAGATCAATGGGAAGCAACAGAACAGAGAACTTGTTGTACAATTTAACATGGAGGTTACCCGTTGATTCTGGATTCAGGTATCTTGTTAGACTCCATTTCTGTGAATTTGATCCATATGTAGAAACTGTGAGTGATAGGCGATTTAGCATCTACATAGATAATAAGACCGCAGAGGCAGCATTTGATGTGATGGAAGCTTCTGGTGGTAAAGGGAGACCAATGTATAAAGACTATGTGGTGATGATTGGGAACACTGGAGATAAAAGTGAGTATACCCTCTTCATAGCTCTACAtcctaaaaatttatttagtgCTTATGCAGATGGTTTCCTGAATGGACTTGAAGTCTTCAAACTGAACAACTCTGGTGGCAATCTTGCTGGACCGAATCCTGCGCCACAGGCCCCACCCGCTGGCAATGAGGAATCAAGTCCGAAAGCAAAGAAGTCCAACACAAAGAGGAAATTGCTCTTTTCAATTGGTGGATGTGGGATAGGCTTGTTAATTATACTAGTTTTATTATGTTGTATCATTGTTTGGCGACACAGAAAGATGCACTGGTATGGTGCCTACTGTAAAGGATCAAGGTTTTGCTGCTGGATGGATCCTTACAAAAGGAAATCATTTTGGGCAAAATCCTCATCATTGCCTGATGAATTGTGCCGTCACTTTTCGCTAGATGAGATCAAAGCTGCAACTAGTGACTTCCATGAAGCTTTGATTATTGGGGTAGGTGGTTTTGGCAATGTATACAAAGGTTTCTTGGATAATGGTGAAACAATAGCTGCCATCAAGCGCTTGAATCCTTTGTCTAGACAAGGTGCAAGGGAGTTCAAGACTGAGATTGAGATGCTCTCCCAGCTTCGGCACATCCATTTGGTCTCCCTGATTGGATATTGCAATGACAATTCTGAGATGATCCTGGTGTACGATTACATGATCAATGGTACTCTACGTGATCACCTATATGACACCAAAAATGATCCTCTAACATGGAAGCAAAGACTCAAGATATGCCATGGGGCAGCTATTGGATTGAACTACCTTCATACAGAAGTGAAATATACTATAATTCATCGTGATGTGAAGACAAGCAACATTCTCCTGGATGAGAAATTTAGTGCTAAAGTTTCCGATTTTGGGTTGTCTAAGATGGACCCCAAAATTGACGTGGTCAATACTGGAGTAAAGGGCACGTGGGGATACTTAGATCCTGAGTATGCTCGGGGGCATGCATTAACTGAAAAATCAgatgtttattcatttggtgtaGTACTATTTGAAGTATTATGCGCAAGGAAGGCTCTGGATCAAAAATTGGCAGTTGATCAAGTGAATCTAGCTCATTGGGTTAAAAAATGCATTGCTGATGGAACTCTTTATCAAATCATTGATCCACGACTAAGGGGAAAGATATCTCCAGAGTGTTTTAAGGTGTTTGTAGAAATTGCAGAAAGTTGCATACAAGAAGCGGGAGTCAATAGGCCACTGATGAATGATGTAATGGAAAAGCTAGGATTTGCGCTGGAGTTACAAGAGACTGCTGATGCTGGAAAAGAGAAGATCAATCCTGCTGGTGAACATAGCTACCAGGATATATTGTTCCCCCTTGCTCGTGACATCGATGTTGATACTTTAGGTTCTAATGTTATTGCAGCTCCTAATCCCGTTCACGATTCGGGCAGTTCTTTGTCTTATGACATATTCTCAAGTACCATTAGCCCAAAAGAATTGTGA